The Pyrococcus horikoshii OT3 genome includes a window with the following:
- a CDS encoding AAA family ATPase codes for MRGEVKKIIEAIGDIFIGHEDVIRKVLAVALVNGNILFEDYPGLGKTLLAKAFAKILGLKFKRIQFTPDLLPADIIGTKVWKPEKGAFEVVKGPIFTNILLADEINRAPPKTQSALLEAMEERQVTIEGETFKLERPFFIIATQNPLELEGTYPLPEAQLDRFLVRLNIGYPRNEEDELEILKARLRWGKDDPTSDISPIISREDFIRMQEEVERGVIIHDDILRYIVRLVRRIREDERIEAGPSPRGGLALMKLAKANAFIEGRSYVIPDDVKYFAVEALAHRIVLKPEYSLERGIAEEIIREVLEEVPVPKDIRY; via the coding sequence ATGAGAGGGGAAGTTAAAAAGATAATTGAGGCTATCGGAGATATATTCATTGGGCATGAGGATGTTATAAGGAAGGTTTTGGCGGTTGCCCTGGTTAATGGGAATATCCTCTTTGAAGACTATCCTGGACTGGGAAAGACCTTATTGGCTAAGGCCTTCGCTAAGATCCTGGGATTAAAATTCAAGAGAATTCAGTTTACCCCAGACCTTTTACCCGCGGATATTATAGGGACAAAGGTCTGGAAACCGGAAAAAGGAGCATTCGAGGTTGTAAAGGGGCCGATATTTACGAACATACTCTTAGCTGATGAGATAAACAGGGCTCCTCCAAAGACTCAGTCTGCTTTACTTGAGGCCATGGAGGAAAGGCAGGTCACAATAGAGGGAGAAACATTTAAGCTTGAGAGGCCTTTCTTTATAATAGCAACTCAAAATCCTCTGGAACTTGAGGGGACGTACCCCTTACCAGAGGCCCAGCTCGATAGGTTCTTGGTAAGGCTTAACATTGGCTATCCGAGGAATGAAGAGGATGAGCTTGAGATTCTAAAGGCAAGGCTTAGATGGGGAAAAGATGACCCGACGAGTGATATATCCCCAATAATATCTAGAGAGGACTTCATTAGGATGCAGGAGGAGGTTGAGAGGGGTGTTATTATTCATGATGACATCTTGAGGTATATAGTCAGGCTTGTTAGAAGGATAAGGGAGGATGAAAGGATTGAGGCCGGCCCTAGCCCGAGGGGAGGACTCGCCCTAATGAAGTTAGCAAAGGCTAATGCATTTATCGAAGGAAGAAGTTATGTTATCCCTGATGATGTAAAATACTTTGCAGTGGAAGCCCTTGCTCATAGAATAGTCCTAAAACCAGAGTACTCGCTGGAAAGAGGAATAGCGGAGGAAATCATAAGGGAAGTCCTTGAAGAAGTTCCCGTACCTAAGGATATAAGGTATTGA
- a CDS encoding DUF58 domain-containing protein, translated as MEDMKGASFFVTLFLWFIVMSLIFGVPGKLAVFPLLLLIMGLLFDAPGDFEVEREIEKAQTFVGNEIEVLVRVRVGRGIGLVMVRENIPKAFMTSSGSNVGYFFTYPGRRSFQLSYKLLPLKRGVYEIPKTEIISLHFLRIHPMKWGLYGGVNEIVVLPKIGITRWVRSWRALESQRSQISKSLSGVTTLEFKEIREYKPGDPFKVINWKATARTGKLLVNEYEKEGQDTIILFLDARMGEEVGSIVENPLEYGIELAYALSIYLLGRGSNVGLYIIGQGKMVTPSSSLSHRDTILKALIASEYRKEETFEEAFKKSAILLRKFNPKVVIITNVIPEVVEEIKKIGKNRNTLIVDVSVYCKLSEDICPLINLKKLALYRKLGARVIPWDVSKYSTMEIIGKIVGVL; from the coding sequence ATGGAGGATATGAAGGGTGCTAGTTTTTTCGTGACCCTGTTCCTTTGGTTCATCGTGATGTCCCTCATATTTGGAGTTCCAGGCAAGCTAGCTGTCTTTCCCCTTCTCCTTCTAATCATGGGGCTATTGTTTGATGCCCCTGGTGATTTTGAGGTTGAGAGGGAAATTGAAAAAGCCCAAACCTTCGTAGGAAATGAAATAGAGGTCTTAGTGAGAGTGAGGGTGGGTAGAGGGATAGGATTGGTGATGGTGAGGGAAAACATTCCAAAGGCTTTTATGACAAGTTCTGGCAGTAACGTTGGTTACTTCTTTACGTACCCAGGAAGGAGAAGTTTTCAGCTTTCTTACAAGCTTCTCCCCTTAAAAAGAGGTGTTTATGAGATTCCGAAGACGGAAATAATATCACTCCACTTTCTAAGGATCCATCCAATGAAGTGGGGCCTTTACGGAGGAGTCAATGAAATTGTAGTTCTTCCCAAGATTGGCATTACTAGGTGGGTAAGATCCTGGAGGGCTCTTGAAAGTCAACGCTCGCAGATTTCTAAATCATTAAGTGGGGTTACTACGTTAGAGTTTAAGGAGATACGGGAGTACAAGCCCGGGGATCCTTTTAAGGTAATAAACTGGAAGGCTACCGCGAGAACCGGGAAGTTGTTGGTAAACGAATATGAGAAGGAAGGGCAGGATACGATAATACTATTCCTGGATGCAAGAATGGGGGAGGAAGTGGGCTCTATAGTGGAGAATCCACTTGAGTATGGAATAGAACTCGCTTACGCCCTTTCGATATACCTCCTGGGAAGGGGAAGCAATGTTGGTCTCTACATAATTGGCCAAGGTAAGATGGTAACTCCCTCATCCTCCCTTTCCCATAGGGATACGATACTCAAGGCCCTCATCGCCTCAGAGTATAGAAAGGAAGAGACATTTGAAGAAGCTTTCAAGAAATCGGCAATACTCCTGAGGAAATTTAATCCCAAGGTAGTGATAATAACTAATGTAATCCCTGAGGTAGTGGAAGAAATCAAGAAAATTGGTAAGAACAGAAATACCCTAATAGTAGATGTTTCCGTCTACTGCAAGCTTTCAGAAGACATCTGTCCCCTTATTAACCTAAAAAAGTTAGCCCTCTATCGAAAGTTAGGAGCTAGAGTTATTCCCTGGGATGTCTCTAAATATAGCACTATGGAAATAATTGGAAAGATCGTGGGGGTTCTGTAA
- a CDS encoding PQQ-binding-like beta-propeller repeat protein, which translates to MKNLSLLIFIFLIALTPAVSAWNGQLCSDVKYQKSIEAIIAENSTVYASCSYRMVANSTGGLIGIYYLGTTGAFTKNGTKLWEIDSGFVTKLSLWNDKLLIGSMGGLLEVDKNGSYISRYLTRYKLYDFDLKGNYAYLASGDVFTGSEMKGSVVKVYLPNMSKVWSVNLTQMPGRIRVGNGIVYVGTGYPSGYVGKLKFGELIGISKDGKILWKVNLGEWVRDLEVWENNAVVGTGYNSTGNLLVINPKGKVLLNMSMFYVEDILINGNIAYISGLKKVTAVDLRNGKKLWETNFPYRIKVLKLYKGKLLAGGGKFVEKNGTIYSVGDLYVINPRNGKIINRISTGYVRSLATGDDMIFVGTGSNILMALNEDNVIPKKVCGPGFLLLLLLLGKKIKKL; encoded by the coding sequence ATGAAGAACTTGTCCTTGTTAATTTTTATCTTCCTAATTGCTTTGACACCAGCAGTTTCAGCATGGAACGGTCAACTGTGTAGTGATGTGAAGTACCAGAAGAGCATAGAAGCTATCATAGCTGAGAATTCGACGGTATATGCATCATGCTCCTACAGGATGGTGGCCAACTCAACGGGAGGTTTGATTGGAATTTATTACCTAGGAACTACAGGGGCCTTTACAAAAAATGGTACAAAACTCTGGGAAATAGACTCCGGATTCGTAACTAAGCTTTCCCTTTGGAATGACAAACTTCTGATAGGGAGTATGGGAGGCCTACTAGAGGTAGACAAGAATGGAAGCTATATATCCAGGTATCTAACAAGGTACAAGTTATATGACTTCGACCTTAAAGGAAACTACGCGTATTTAGCCTCCGGTGATGTCTTCACGGGAAGTGAAATGAAGGGTAGTGTAGTTAAGGTTTACCTCCCAAATATGAGTAAAGTTTGGTCCGTTAACTTAACCCAAATGCCGGGAAGAATTAGGGTTGGGAACGGAATAGTATACGTAGGTACAGGCTACCCTTCAGGCTACGTTGGTAAGCTTAAATTCGGTGAGTTAATTGGAATATCTAAGGATGGTAAGATCCTTTGGAAGGTAAACCTGGGAGAATGGGTTAGGGATCTAGAGGTATGGGAGAATAATGCCGTCGTTGGTACCGGTTATAATAGCACGGGTAATCTTCTGGTGATAAATCCTAAAGGTAAAGTCCTGCTTAACATGTCCATGTTTTACGTGGAAGATATATTAATAAATGGAAACATTGCTTACATCTCTGGTTTAAAAAAGGTAACCGCTGTAGACTTAAGAAATGGAAAAAAACTCTGGGAGACTAATTTTCCCTATAGAATAAAAGTTCTTAAGCTTTACAAAGGGAAACTACTAGCAGGGGGAGGAAAATTCGTTGAAAAGAACGGCACGATATACAGCGTTGGTGACCTTTACGTTATTAACCCCAGGAATGGAAAGATCATCAATAGGATCTCAACGGGATACGTGAGGAGCTTAGCAACTGGAGATGATATGATATTCGTAGGAACTGGGAGTAACATATTAATGGCCTTAAATGAAGATAATGTAATTCCGAAAAAGGTATGTGGTCCGGGATTTTTACTGCTCTTGCTCCTCTTGGGTAAGAAAATTAAGAAGCTCTAA
- a CDS encoding DUF432 domain-containing protein, giving the protein MIHYIPMFGKIKLTNLEIKMGNELISIKEEGDYFLYLRRDVERVIVGDYLQILPAPARGYGVKLMMVKLKRPIALAPGKSIEGFIQVPVEVSVKVGDSEIDRFGIGREKYALYGTLENGVIVRYCTGYIGNEPNGLGNLKVKIVNKGEDWGFIDRIVFPMLDLMYYSKDKAFYPLIRVEIQEDINVINTGEAPLPNLVSTGEEKSLRFRMRW; this is encoded by the coding sequence ATGATCCATTATATACCCATGTTTGGAAAAATTAAGTTGACCAATTTGGAAATTAAGATGGGTAACGAGCTCATCTCAATAAAAGAGGAGGGAGATTACTTCTTATATCTTAGACGAGATGTCGAGAGGGTTATCGTTGGTGATTACCTTCAGATTCTTCCAGCCCCGGCCAGGGGATATGGAGTTAAATTAATGATGGTAAAGTTGAAGAGACCAATAGCTCTTGCCCCTGGAAAGAGCATTGAAGGGTTCATTCAGGTACCAGTCGAAGTCAGCGTTAAAGTTGGAGACTCCGAAATAGATCGTTTTGGTATTGGAAGGGAAAAATACGCGCTTTATGGAACCCTTGAGAACGGGGTAATAGTCAGGTATTGCACGGGCTACATAGGTAACGAACCAAATGGCCTTGGCAACTTAAAAGTGAAAATCGTTAATAAGGGAGAAGATTGGGGCTTTATCGACAGGATAGTCTTTCCAATGTTGGATCTTATGTACTATTCGAAGGATAAAGCCTTTTATCCATTGATAAGGGTTGAAATTCAGGAAGATATAAACGTTATAAATACCGGAGAAGCTCCGCTTCCAAACTTAGTGTCTACTGGAGAAGAAAAGAGCTTAAGATTTAGGATGAGGTGGTGA
- a CDS encoding mechanosensitive ion channel family protein — translation MQFTTQEILKAIATLIGGIVIAGLVRVWILKLSRSTKYVWVFNEDTAKLFWRFIVIVSILAALDTLGILEFTIYGAKVSSLIAGILLFYISYLLGKKVQNYWVVKGGAEAQIKAKLFYYTLITLAFFLALNVAGFTGKLTTIVAAAGITGIVLGFSAQTVISNLISGIFMYFDKPLEIGDPIEVAGYSGVVHDIRIFSTRIRTWDGLLVRIPNEKLFNSEIKNLAKYPARRVDVVVGISYKDDVDKAVEIIRKTLDEIPYVLAEPEPTIFVEELGDSSVNLAIRAWAPSEKWFDVRIEILKKVKKALDEAGIEIPFPQHVNWFAEELKVKIE, via the coding sequence ATGCAATTTACAACACAGGAAATCTTAAAGGCCATTGCAACCCTAATAGGAGGTATCGTGATAGCTGGTCTCGTGAGAGTTTGGATACTCAAGCTCTCGAGAAGTACCAAGTATGTGTGGGTTTTTAACGAGGATACCGCAAAGCTGTTCTGGAGATTCATCGTTATAGTTTCCATACTAGCCGCTCTTGACACCTTGGGAATTTTAGAATTCACGATATATGGGGCAAAGGTAAGTTCCTTAATAGCTGGGATTTTGCTATTCTACATATCTTATTTACTGGGTAAAAAAGTTCAGAATTATTGGGTAGTAAAGGGAGGGGCCGAAGCTCAAATTAAGGCTAAGCTGTTCTATTACACATTGATAACTCTAGCTTTTTTCTTGGCATTGAACGTTGCTGGATTTACTGGTAAATTAACAACGATAGTTGCCGCTGCAGGTATTACAGGTATTGTTCTAGGTTTTTCCGCCCAAACCGTTATCTCAAATCTGATCTCGGGAATATTTATGTACTTTGACAAACCTTTGGAGATAGGGGATCCCATCGAGGTAGCTGGATACTCGGGAGTCGTGCATGACATAAGGATATTCTCGACTAGGATAAGGACCTGGGATGGCCTCCTTGTAAGGATACCTAATGAGAAGCTCTTTAATAGCGAGATAAAGAACCTCGCTAAATATCCAGCTAGAAGGGTGGATGTCGTCGTTGGTATATCATACAAGGATGACGTTGACAAGGCCGTTGAGATTATAAGGAAGACGTTGGATGAGATTCCATACGTACTAGCGGAACCTGAGCCTACTATCTTCGTTGAAGAACTTGGCGATAGTAGCGTTAACCTTGCGATTAGGGCCTGGGCCCCCAGCGAAAAGTGGTTTGATGTTAGAATTGAAATTCTAAAGAAGGTTAAGAAAGCTCTTGATGAAGCAGGGATTGAGATACCATTCCCACAGCATGTTAATTGGTTTGCCGAAGAACTTAAAGTTAAAATTGAATGA